CCGTTCATCGACGTGGACCTGAACACCATCCAGTACGACAGCTCGCGCTCGGCCCAGTGCCAGGTCAGCGTGGCGCAGCCCGCGGATACCGGCTGGTCGCAGTCCTTCAGCACCATCAACAACCAGTCGGCGAAGGTGCCGGTGTGGTGGGCGTTCATGCACGCGCTCTCGCGCGCCGTCACGGGCGCTTCGGTAGCAGCGATCCCGTGCGGCACGGACCTGCGGCAAATGCGCATGGAGATCGACGCCACGCGCATTGATGACCCGGTGTTGGCTCAGGAAGTAGCGGATTTCTCGCGGGATTGCTATGGGCCTGCACGGGCCAAATTGTTCATGCAGCGTCCTCAGCTCGATGAGCAGCAGATGCACGACGTCACTTGGATCGGGTCGAGGTTTTTCACGGACACGGGTGGCTACTACGACACCTACCGCTCCAGCACGCCGCGCGACGATTGGCCCTACGACAGCACCCGCGACGCGGGGCTGGCACAAGTGTCGAGCGGCGGCGGCTATCCGACCTGCAGGCAATGGTGGGCCGATGGCAGCAATGGCCTGCGGGCGCGGCTGCTGGGCCAGGTGGACCCGAGCCTGCTGAATCGCCTGGCGGGCTGGGCTGGCTTCCTGAGCCGGGCCGAGGTGGACGACTCGGTGATCCGCACCATCGCGTCACCGCGGCAGCAGAAGTTGAACCAGGGCAGCGTCTATACGGACTACGGCGGCCAGATCGACAAGACCCTGCCGAACATCGTGACGCGGGCCACGGGCGACGTCGGGATGGCAGTCGGCGCAATTGCCGCGTTTCCCGCCATGGACGTCGTTCGACAGGCGCTGCCCATGGTGCTCGCCTTGCTCAAGATGGCCTTGGTCATCTGCATCCCGCTCGTGCTGGTCGTGGGCACCTATGATCTGAAGACGGTCGTTACCGTCAGCGTCGTGCAGTTCGCGCTGTTCTTCACGGACTTCTGGTTCCAGCTCGCACGCTGGATCGACAGCACCATTCTCGACGCGCTCTATGGGTGGGGCTTCGGCTGGAACCGGCCGCACACCAATTTCGACCCGCTGGTAGGGCTGAACAACGCTTTCGGCGACATGCTCCTGATGTTCGTCATGGGCACGATGTTCCTGGTCCTGCCGGGATTCTGGCTGGCGAGCCTTACCTGGGTTGGGATTCGTGCCGGGCACGTCATCCAGGGGCTGTCAGATGGCAGCAAGAGCGCCGGCCAGGCTGGCGGCAAGGGTGCCGGGGCGCTCACCGGGGGCAAGCTGAAGTAGTACGAGGCCGATCAGTCGTCGGTGTACAACTCGTGCGACGTGTCGTTGTAAAGATTGGGATCGTAGCCCGGCGTCTTGCGCAGCTCGGTGAGGTCAGTAAAAGGCCACTCTTCTTCATCCGAGGTATTGGCAGCAGCAGCCCATCCCGCCGCCGCCACGCCCAGCAACACAAGTGCGATCCAAAAAGCAACGTAGAGCAGCCCCCCCAGCACAGCCAGCTTGACCAACCACACGAGCGCGGTAGCACCCGCTCGCGGCACTCCCTTGGATACCAACCAGTTCGACGCCCGACGTTCGCCGCGCGCATAGGCACGCCATCCGCGGCCAAAGGCGCGGCCGAGGCGTTCTGCGGTACTGGTGCGGGTCGTAGTGTTCATGTTCGTCTCCTGCTGCTGAGGAATGCCTATTCCTGTTTGCTCCACTTCATTCCGTTTCGGGCTTCAATGTGTTTTCTTGCTGCTTCAGGACGCTTCGTCATCCGGTTCCACCGGGCCGGGGTCGGGCTCCACGCCGATGCGGTAGATGGCAACGAAACGCGGCCAGTCCACATGGTCCATCAGGTCGATGTCATCGACAACGCCAACCTTTGCTGCCGCACGCTCGAACAGGGCGATGCTCTTGGCGGGATAGTTGTTGCGCGACGGAAAAAGTACCCCGTCGAACAGCGGCTGGCCGTCATTGCCGAGCATCGCATGCACCTGGGCGGACACTTGCTGCGTGTGCGTGTAGTCGCGGCTGGCCAACTGTTCCAAGTTCAAGCCGAAGTAGCCCGCCATGACACCCTCGGCCGTGAGATCGGCCAAGCGCACGTCGTCCAGGACCCCTACGGCGCGCACGAGCCGGCTCTCGACTTCCTTCAGCGCAATCGAGCGCTTCTCGTCCGCCAGCCACTGGTGCTTGTGAAACACCGACTCCATCAGCGCCGTGGACAGGTCGCGGCCCAGGTAGAGCACGCCGTAGGTCCGCGCCGGGTCGTCGTAGCGATTGGTGCCGCTGCGGCCATAGTACAGCGGGCTGCCCCGATAGACGACGCGGCTCACATGCTGGAGCAGTTCACCCGCATCGATCAAGAACAAGGGCAGTTCGCGGCTCATGGCGGTCTTGCCTCAATGCACCTGGACGCCCAGCACGTTGAACACCGCTTCGGCCACGTCATCGATCGTGCCATGCGTCACCGCATCCACCGGCGAGCGTCCGCCCAAGCCTTCGAGCGGTTCGGATAGTGCGCGGTAGATCGTCCAGTGGTCGATGCCCTCGACCTCTTGAAGCACGGTTTGGGTCAACTGCTGCTTCACCGGGTCGAGCTGCCAGTCGGGCAGCTTCTGGCCGCGCGGCCCCACATTCAGCGCCAGCAGCCGGCGCGCGAGGATGTCCTTGTAGATCTGCTGGCGCGACTTGTCCGCGAGCTTGGCGTACTCGGGGATCGGCAGGTTGTGCGGCTGGTTGAAGGCTTCCAGCAACACGGCGCGGCCTCGCTGGACGTCGGTTTCAGTCGGTGCCCAGCGCGTGTCGGCACGCAGCGCGGCCGCCTTGCGCTCCAGGGCATGCTCCACCGTTTCGCCTGCGAGGTTAGCGGGCAGCTTCACCGCCTCCACACGCTCGTGGACGAACGCCTGCAGTTCGGCCGCGAAAGCCGTGGCATCCCGGATTTCGACGGTATCCGCGAAGCGGCGTACATCCTCCACCGTGACGCGCGGCAGCCGGTCGGCAATGAATTCGATGGCGGTGGGCATGGTCATCTCCCAGGTAGGTTTGAGACAGGATTCACTCTAGTCGCCTTTGTCGCGCTTGTCAACTTAGTCGCATGAGTGAGAGCCTACCTGCTGGGGTAGCGTCCCGGCAGCATAGGCCCAGGCCAACACCGGGTCTCCGCCTAATCCATTCCAGCGGGTTCCACATTGACGCTGGAGCCGCAACCCGGGCCGCGCTATACCGAAACGGTGAAAGGCCAAAGGGTTGAAACGGCAAGGGAATGGGCTGCAAGGGGAAAGGCTCTATCCCGAAAAGGCCAAAAGGCCTCCCGCCCCGCCCGCCATCAGGACACCGACATGCTCTCCCTGTTCCAGCGAAAACGGCCCCCGGCCGCCGCCGCGCCGTCGCCAGCACCCGCCACCGACCTCCCGAAAGGGTTGATGCGGCCGGAGTCGGCCGCATCACTGCTAGCGACGCCGCGACGGCAGAAGCTGCTGGAACACATCTGGCAACGTACATCGCTCTCACGCAAGCAGTTCGCCGCCTTGTACCGCGCGCCGCTGGAACGCTACGCCGAGCTGGTCCAGGCCTTCCCGGCTTCCGAGGCGCATCATCACGCTTATCCCGGCGGCATGCTGGACCACGGCTTGGAAATCGTCGCCTACAGCCTGAAGCTGCGGCAGTCCCATCTGCTGCCCATCGGCGCCAGTCCCGAGGACCAGGCGGCGCAGGCCGAGGCCTGGACCGCCGCCGTCGCCTATGCCGCGCTGCTCCATGACATCGGCAAGATCGCCGTCGATCTGCACGTCGAGCTGGCCGACGGCTCCGTGTGGCATCCGTGGCATGGCCCGCTGCTCCAGCCATACCGATTCCGCTACCGCGACGACCGCGAGTATCGGTTGCACAGTGCCGCGACGGGGTTGCTCTACCGTCAACTGCTCGATCGCCACATCCTGGACTGGCTCAGCGGCTATCCGTCCCTGTGGGCACCGCTGCTCCACGTCCTGGCCGGGCAATATGAGCACGCCGGGGTGCTGGGCGAACTGGTCGTGCAGGCCGACCGCGCTTCCGTGGCCCAGGAACTGGGCGGCGATCCGGCCCGCGCCATGGCTGTGCCGAAACACGCGCTGCAACGCAAGCTGCTTGATGGATTGCGCTACCTGCTCAAGGAAGAATTGAAGCTGAATCAGCCCGAGGCCTCCGATGGCTGGCTCACCGACGACGCGCTGTGGCTGGTGAGCAAGACGGTCTCCGACAAGCTGCGCGCCCACCTGTTGTCGCAGGGCATCGATGGCATTCCTGCGAACAACACCGCCGTCTTCAACGTGCTGCAGGACCACGGCATGTTGCAGCCCACACTGGACGGCAAGGCAGTCTGGCGCGCGACTGTGACCAGCGCCACCGGCTGGTCTCACTCCTTCACGCTGCTGCGCCTCGCTCCTGCGCTGATTTGGGAAACCGGCGAGCGGCCGGCGCCGTTCTCAGGCACAGTGGCGATCGACACGGCATCTGCCGATAAGGACGCCGATGCTTCGGCCTCCTCGCCGGCGAACATGGCGAGACCAACCGCGGAGGATCAGGAACCCGCGCCATGGGAGGGCCGCGTCACCACCGACGCGACTCCTTCGCCCGTGGGCCAGGCCATGCCCGATGTCATGGAGGATCTGCTGGCAATGGTGGGGATGGGCGATTCGCCCGGCCCCCAGCAAGATGCACAGGCCATCGCCGACGAAGCACCTGCCACGCGCTCTGAAGCAGCCATGCCATCAACGGCAGCAGCTTCACTTCCATCACCTGCACCCACGGCTGCACCATCGTCCTCGACGGCGCAGCCATCCGGCGAGCACTTCATAACATGGCTGCAGCAGGCCGTTGCCTCGCGCCGGCTCATCATCAACGACGCCAAAGCACTGGTGCATACCGTAGGCAACACGGCCTACTTGATCAGCCCCGGGCTGTTCCAGCGGTATGCCCAAGAACATCCGCAGATCGCTCGCCTAGCACGGCAGGAAAACATGGCGGACTGGCAATGGGTTCAGAGACAGTTCGAGAGATTGCGCTTGCATCGCAAGCAGAGTAACGGCCTCAACATTTGGACGTGTGATGTAAAGGGGCCGCGCAAGACCCGCCGAGTTCACGGCTACCTGCTGGATGAGCCGACTTCGATACTCGATCCGGTACCTGCTAATAACCCATATCTATCCCTTGTTATGCCAGCAATCCGACCCAGGAAATCTGACTAAAAAGGCAAACCTATCGTTTCAAAGCAGACTACCCGATCCCAGAGAGCATGGGTGGTGAAATCCGTCAGAAAGATATTGCATACCATCGTCTGTATGGCGCCTTGGCGCTGCTCGCTGTAGGCTGCTTGGCAAGAATTTCCATACAATCGAGCACTCCACGCCGTCGGAAAAATCGGCCTACGCCGATAGCTCTCTCACCAAGGTTGCGACGAGTTGCGACGCTGGCATTTCGCGTGCCAGCGGAGCT
This Cupriavidus nantongensis DNA region includes the following protein-coding sequences:
- a CDS encoding conjugal transfer protein TraG N-terminal domain-containing protein — translated: MTLFTTDYLEYYLTLVSWIVNNGIWAVLVSSGVFALPFVAIIVQEWLKARAEGADEGNKGVLSAARIESRVFVAIVVVMFAGIPFIDVDLNTIQYDSSRSAQCQVSVAQPADTGWSQSFSTINNQSAKVPVWWAFMHALSRAVTGASVAAIPCGTDLRQMRMEIDATRIDDPVLAQEVADFSRDCYGPARAKLFMQRPQLDEQQMHDVTWIGSRFFTDTGGYYDTYRSSTPRDDWPYDSTRDAGLAQVSSGGGYPTCRQWWADGSNGLRARLLGQVDPSLLNRLAGWAGFLSRAEVDDSVIRTIASPRQQKLNQGSVYTDYGGQIDKTLPNIVTRATGDVGMAVGAIAAFPAMDVVRQALPMVLALLKMALVICIPLVLVVGTYDLKTVVTVSVVQFALFFTDFWFQLARWIDSTILDALYGWGFGWNRPHTNFDPLVGLNNAFGDMLLMFVMGTMFLVLPGFWLASLTWVGIRAGHVIQGLSDGSKSAGQAGGKGAGALTGGKLK
- a CDS encoding DUF3742 family protein; amino-acid sequence: MNTTTRTSTAERLGRAFGRGWRAYARGERRASNWLVSKGVPRAGATALVWLVKLAVLGGLLYVAFWIALVLLGVAAAGWAAAANTSDEEEWPFTDLTELRKTPGYDPNLYNDTSHELYTDD
- a CDS encoding RES family NAD+ phosphorylase produces the protein MSRELPLFLIDAGELLQHVSRVVYRGSPLYYGRSGTNRYDDPARTYGVLYLGRDLSTALMESVFHKHQWLADEKRSIALKEVESRLVRAVGVLDDVRLADLTAEGVMAGYFGLNLEQLASRDYTHTQQVSAQVHAMLGNDGQPLFDGVLFPSRNNYPAKSIALFERAAAKVGVVDDIDLMDHVDWPRFVAIYRIGVEPDPGPVEPDDEAS
- the mobH gene encoding MobH family relaxase; protein product: MLSLFQRKRPPAAAAPSPAPATDLPKGLMRPESAASLLATPRRQKLLEHIWQRTSLSRKQFAALYRAPLERYAELVQAFPASEAHHHAYPGGMLDHGLEIVAYSLKLRQSHLLPIGASPEDQAAQAEAWTAAVAYAALLHDIGKIAVDLHVELADGSVWHPWHGPLLQPYRFRYRDDREYRLHSAATGLLYRQLLDRHILDWLSGYPSLWAPLLHVLAGQYEHAGVLGELVVQADRASVAQELGGDPARAMAVPKHALQRKLLDGLRYLLKEELKLNQPEASDGWLTDDALWLVSKTVSDKLRAHLLSQGIDGIPANNTAVFNVLQDHGMLQPTLDGKAVWRATVTSATGWSHSFTLLRLAPALIWETGERPAPFSGTVAIDTASADKDADASASSPANMARPTAEDQEPAPWEGRVTTDATPSPVGQAMPDVMEDLLAMVGMGDSPGPQQDAQAIADEAPATRSEAAMPSTAAASLPSPAPTAAPSSSTAQPSGEHFITWLQQAVASRRLIINDAKALVHTVGNTAYLISPGLFQRYAQEHPQIARLARQENMADWQWVQRQFERLRLHRKQSNGLNIWTCDVKGPRKTRRVHGYLLDEPTSILDPVPANNPYLSLVMPAIRPRKSD